From the genome of Natrinema marinum:
TTGTTACAAGTCTGCGGTGCGACACTAGCTGCCGGTGCAGCCGGCTGTCTCGGTGGCGGTTCGGGGAACGGAAGCGGCTCGGGGTCGGGGAACGGCGGCGCGGGGACGTCCGACACGCCGGCGTACGCACAGTGGGTGACGACGGTCGAGGACGAGGTCTCGCTCAGCTATCTCGATCTGGCGGCGCTGAACGAACTCGAGAGCGACGACGAGGACTCGAGCGGCGGCTCGAGCGGCCTCGAGGACATCGAGGATCCGATGCTTCGGCTGCCGCTGGCGGGTGCGTTTTCCGCCATGTTCGCCGCGGGCTTTGGCCTGTCGGGGTCGGGTCTCAGCGGTCTCATCAGCGATCAGCAGACGAGCGATACGAGCTTCGAGACCGCGATCGATGCCTTGCTCATGACCAACGAGACGATCGTGCTGTCGGGCGACGTGGTGACCGACGAGATCGACGGCGAGTTGACGACCGTTGCGGAGAACTCGTTCGCCGAGATCGAGTTCGAACACACGTCCGACATCGGCGAGTACGCGGTCTACGAGCCCGCGGGCGACCAGGGGACGACGACGACGCTGGCCGTCGCTGGCGAGGCGATCGTGCAAGGGTCGAGCCTCACGGCCGTCGAACGGGCCATCGAGACGAAGCAGGGAGAGCGCTCCCGCGCCGTCGATGAACACGAGACGTTCCGGCGGCTGCTGGCGACCGGCGGGCACGGGGAGATGGTGTTCGGTGGCTACAGCCCCGACGGATTCGACGGAGCCGGTTCGGGGGGGTCCTCGAGCGGGTCGTCCTCCGGGTTCCAGATCGACGCGTTCACCGCCCTCAACGGGGCCGTCTCGTCGCTGTCGTTCTCCGGGTCGTCGGACGTGACTGGAGAGACGGCGCTGTCTTTCGACGAACTCGACGAGACGGCACGATCCGACCTCGAGTCGGCGCTCGGCAAAACCAGCTCCGACGTGTCCGTGAACTTCGACGGCACCTTCGTCTCCGCGTCGGCGACGTTCTCGGACGACGCGCTTCAAAACGCCTGAATCGGACCGCTCGTCAACGCGCCGTTTCAGCGTCCGCTCGAGCGACCCGTTAGGCCGCGTCCTCGAAAAACGTTGTCACCCGATCGACGAAGTACGCCGGCCGCTCCTCGGGGAGCCAGTGGCCGGCGCGGTCGACGACCTCGCCGTCGACGTCGGTGGCGACCGCGTTCATGTCTCTGATGGGGAGCTCGCGAAAGGAGGCCTCGCCGCCGAGCGCGAGGACGGGGATCTCGAGCGGGTCCTCGGCGTGCTCTCGGTTGTTCTCGGCGTCGGCCTCGTAGGCGCGATAGTACTCGAAGCCGCCTCGCAGTCCGCCGGCTTGCGAGTAACAGCGGACGTACTCGTCGCGGGCGTCGTCGTCGATCGCTGCCGGGTCGTACGCGCCCTCCTTGTAGAACCAGTCGAGATAGAGCCGCTCGCGTCCGGCGACCAGCCGCTCCGGCAGGTCGCGGACGCCGTGAAAGCGAGTGTGCCAGAGGTGGCGTTTCTCGTCCTCGTTGACGCCCGGCAGTCCGGCCTCGAGAACGACGAGCGCGCGAACTTCGTCGCGGTACTGGGCGGCGTACGCGTAGGCCGTCGGCATCCCCCAGTCGTGACCGACGAGCCCGATCGGTTCGTCTCCGAAGCCGAGTTCGTGAACCAGCTCTCGCACGTCGGTCGCGACGGTGTCTTTATCGTAGCCCGAAACGGGGGTCTCGGAGTCGCCCAATCCCCGGAGGTCGGGCGCGATGACGGTGTACTCCTCGGCTAACTCCGGAATTACCTCCCGCCACTCGTACCACGTCTGCGGCCAGCCGTGGAGCAAGACCACCGGCGGTCCGTCGCCGGCGGTGACGTAGTGCAGTTCGACGCCGTTGACGCGGGCCCGTCCGTGCTCGAAATCGTCACTTGCGACCATACCTCAGTGTCGGGGCGGTGATCTATCAGTCTTCCGTGATTCGGCGGGGACGACCGGTCGTACCGGGCGCGCTTCTCGCTCGCGGACCCGGCTCGAAGTCGACCGTTTCGACTTACTCCGCCGCGTCGGTCAGCCGCTGTACCTCGTCGTCGGACAGCGACAGCCGCGAGGCGGCGACGTTCGACTCGAGGTGGTCGGGGTCGGACGTGCCCGGAATCGGGAGGATCACGTCGGAGCGCTCGAGCAGCCACGCCAGCCCGACCTGTCGCCGGGTCGCGTCGTGCTCGCCGGCGATCTCGTCGAGCAGATCGCCGTGTGCGTCCAGGTCGTCGCCGTTGATCGGCGCCCACGGGATGAAGCCGATGTCGTGTTCGTCGCAGTACTCGAGGGCCTCGCGGCTGCCGCGGTCGTTCAGGTTGTACCGGTTCTGGACGGTCGCGACCTCGACGTGTTCGCGGGCGCGCTCGATGAGGTCGACCGAGACGTTGCTGAGGCCGACCTGATCGACGAGCCCGTCGTCCTGAAGGTCGGCGAAGGCCTGTACGGAGTCTTCGAACGGCGTGTCCTCGTCGTCAGGTCGGTGAAACTGGTAGAGGTCGATGGTGTCGGTCCGCAGCCGGTCGAGCGAGGTGAGGGCCTGATTGCGGATGTAGTCGGGGTCGCCGTGGGCGATCCAGTCGCCGGAGCGGTTGCGCAGCAGGCCGGCCTTGGTCGCGACCAGCACGTCGTCGGGGTCGCCGATCGCCTCCCCGATGAGCCGCTCGCTGACGGCGGGGCCGTAGGAGTCGGCCGTGTCGACGAAATCGACGCCGCAGTCGACGGCGTGTTCGACGACCTCGCGTGCAGTCTCCTCGTCGTCGGGCGCGCCGATGATGTCCTCGCCACAGAGCCGCATCGCACCGAAGCCGAGGCGGTGGACGGTCCTGTCGCCGATCTCGAACGTGTCGCTCTCGTTGGTGATCGAGTTGCTGCTCACGGTTTCGGTACCGGGCCGCGGAGGGAAAATCGTTAGCCGTTGCGAGTGCCTTGCCGGAACCGCTGCTGGAGAGCGGTTCGGATCGAGCCTCTGGGGCTGTTCCTCTGCTCGAGCGGATCGATCCGTTCGGAATTTGGCCAACAGACTGTAATATTAAAACATTATTTATTATCATGTAGCTTCATGCAACGGTATCCAACACCGAACACGAACGAAATTGCCGGCGTTCTCGACCGACGCGCCGAAGCACTCATCATCGACGGCTTGCTCGTCGCGATCGCAGTCGGTATGCTCGGCTACGTCTTGGGACTGGTCGCAATCGGCGGCTCGCTCGGCGGATTCGGCGGCTTCTTGCTCGCCGTCCAGTTCGGCGCACCGGTCGCACTCGTGGTGTATCAGGCAGCCTTCGAAGGGTACTACGGACAGGCGGTCGGCAAACGGGCGCGGGGAATCGTCGTCGTTAGAAAGGACGGGTCTCGCTGCACCTGGGGGGCGGCCGGACTTCGGAACCTTCTCCGAACCGTCGATATCCTCCCGGTTTTCTACATCGTCGGCATCGTCACCGCCTACATCTCCGCCGACCAGAAACGCCTCGGCGATCTCGCCGCGCGGACGGTCGTCGTTTCGACCGATTCCTGACGGGCCTCGCGTCGCTGCCTCGTCCGATACCTCCCGTCGTCGCTCACCCGTCGGTGATAAACGAGTTCCGTGCCGGTGGGTAGCTCACGATCGTCGAGAGCCACAGCGTGTACGACAGGAGGAACGCGAGCGGGGCGAAGGAGACGGCACACAGCAGGTGAATGCGGCCCGCAACATCATCTTCGAGATCGGCGGCTGGATCGGAGCGTCGTAGACGGGCATCGCGACCGCCGAACTGCCGATCGCGACTCCCCTCTGGTTCTTGCCGACTGACACCAATGCACACGATCTAACTTGCCGGCGACCGTAGCTCTGCTGTGGTCTCCCCCGGACAGATTTACGCCGCGGTCTGCATTGGCCTCCTGCTCGCCGCGTTAGGGATCTGTCTCCCGGTCCTCGGCGGCATCTTTCGGGACGGCCTCGAGCGCCAGCGAGACCGTCAGTCCGAAGCAAGCAGCCGCGACGCTGCGGACGAGACGGCCGTTCGAACGTCGACGACTTCGCTCGAGGAGGACACGGCGGAGGGATCGAAACTGACCTGTCGACAGTGCGGTGCGGAGAACGATCCTGCGTTTCGGTACTGTCGATGCTGTGTGGGGCTGATCTGACCGCCGACCCCACGGCGTTGCGTTTTCGGACATCGACACCGCGCACGGACCAACCGGTACCCGTACGTCGTCCGTGGATTGCAACGCTCTTCCACAGATATCCACGTCGGAGAGAAATGCCGCCTCCCGGATTTGAACCGGGGACAGCTCGATCTTCAGTCGAGTGCTCTCCCAGTCTGAGCTAAGGCGGCCCACTCTTCTCTCCGTCCATGGTATAAAAAAGGATTTCGGATCGGAATCGTCGTCCCCGGTCCCCTTACAGGAAATTCGTCCTCGGTTCGAGCTGGTCACCCACTGACGGTTACAACGACAATACCGTCACGTCTTCTCACGTAAGGTACGCGAACAACATGTTACAGGTCGGATACAGTGGCGCCTCCACACGATTCCTCCTCGTCTGTTAGATTATCGGATATTCAAGACACCCTTTTGCGCTCCGGGGGGTAATATCATGTTATGGAAGCCCTTACCTCGAGCCGGGCGGCCGAAGAGCTGTCTGCCGACACGATCCTCGAACTACTGGCGAACCGACGGCGACGCTACTTGCTCTACGCGCTCCGTGGACAGGAGGCCCCGATCGAGCTTTCGACGCTCGCCGAGACGGTCGCCGGCTGGGAACACGACGTGCCGCCGGACGAAGTCGCGAAAAACGAGTACAAGAGCGTCTACGTTTCCTCGGTGCAGTGTCACGTCCCGAAACTGGACGACGCCGGCGTCGTCGACCACGACGAGGACAACCACACCGTTATCCTCGCGGACAACTTCGACCAGCTCGAGCCGTACCTCCGGGTCGTCGTCAAAGACGAGCCGGAGAACTCGACGCTCCACGCCGCCTTACAGACCGAGTCAGGCGACGGCCTGCTCGGTCAGATCCGGGAGAACGTAGCGCGCCTCAAGCAGTGACTACTCCGATTCCCGCCCGTACGACCCGGCATAGTGAGTGATTAGCCTGTCCGGACTCGAGGGATCGGCTGATGCGTCGGTGGGTTCGCCCGCCTGCTGTCGGTTCTTGGCCGCTCGAGCGGTTCGTACTCGATCGGCCGATCGAAGGACTCGGGCGGGTTCGAACGACGCGAAGACTCGCTCACTGCGTTCGCTCCGTCTTCTCTCGTTCGAACCGCCGCTCGCGACAGATGTCTGCCGCTCACGTATTGTTTGCGGCAGAAATATGGGCTCGGGCGGGTTCGAACCACCGACCTCGGCCTTGTAAAGGCCGCGTCATGACCAGCTAGACCACGAGCCCGCATTCGGGTGGAGTGCCCCCGTCCGAATAACCTTTACCTTCTCGCGGCACAGCTATCGTGCATGGCACTCGAGCGCGTATGGAAGGTGCTTCTCGTCGTCGGGATCGTCGGCCTCGGTAGCGTCGTCCTCGTCCAGGCCGGATTCGTCTCGCCCCCGTGGGGACCCGACGAAGGGACCGCCCGCGTCACCGACAACGAATCCGACGACGATCCCAAGGCCGTCATCGATGTGGAGGTCGCAACTTCCTACCAGGAAAAGCGTACTGGACTGAGCAACCACGAATCGCTCGAGTCGGGCAACGGCATGCTATTCGTCTTTGACCAGGAAGCGGACCGAACGTTCGTGATGCGGGAGATGGACTTCCCCATCGACATCATCTACATCGGTGCCGATCACGAGATCACGTCGATCCACCACGCCCGTGCACCCGGCCCAAACGAGGACGGGAACAACATCCGGTACCCCGGTCGCGGAAAGTGGGTCCTCGAGGTGCCACGCGGCTACACGAACGAGACGGGGATCGACGTCGGCGATTACGTCGAGATCGATCTCGAGTCCAATCAGACGATCGTCTCCGAAGCAGGCGCGAGTGCCGGCGCGGTCGCGCCGATCGCCGCGAGCGGTGTCTCGAGTGCACGACGAGCGGCCGAGCGCGCGAGCTATTTCGATTCGTAGGTAACTCTTTTTGCCGGCGGTCCCTGAGCCCCGGTCAATGAGTAGCGCCGAGCTGGACGAGGACGATCCCTTCGAGGAGGAGCGCGAGGCGGTCGAGAATCCGATGAAGCGCCTGTTCCTCGAGTACGGGTCGAACTATCTGGGCGCGGCGACCCTGGGTGTGATCGCGAGCGTCGCGGCCCGAGTCCTCGACCTGCTCCCGGCGCTGATGCTGGGGGTCGCGATCGACGCCGTCATCCGCCAAGAGATCGGCTACGTCGAGGCGTTCCCGATCGGCGGAGGGCTGATCGCGCCGTACGTCCCGGAGGCTCGGATGGCCCAGTTCTGGCTGACGATCGGGATCATCGCGAGCGCGTTCTTGCTCTCGGCTATCTTCCACTGGACTCGCAACTGGGGCTTTAACACCTTCGCCCAGAACGTCCAGCACGATGTCAGAACCGACACTTACGACGAGATGCAGCGGCTGAACATGGGATTTTTCGCCGACAAGCAGACCGGCGAGATGATGTCGATCCTCTCAAACGACGTCAATCGCCTCGAGAAGTTCTTGAACGACGGAATGAACTCCATGTTCCGGCTGGTCGTGATGGTATTCGGCATCGGCGGCTTACTGGTCGCGATCAACTGGCAGTTGGCGCTGGTCGCCTTGCTACCGGTACCGCTGATCGCGGTGTTCACCTACCTGTTCATCCAGACGATCCAGCCCAAGTACGCCGAGGTACGCTCGACCGTCGGCAGGGTCAACTCCCGGCTCGAGAACAACCTCGGCGGCATCCAGGTCATCAAATCGAGTACGACCGAGTCCTACGAATCAAACCGCGTCGAAGACGTCTCTCAGGAGTACCTCGACGCGAACTGGAGCGCGATTCGCACCCGGATCAAGTTCTTCCCCGGCCTGCGCGTCCTCGCGGGGATCGGCTTCGTCATCACGTTCCTCGTCGGCGGGCTCTGGGTCATCGGCGGTCCGCCGGGGCCGTTCTCGGGCGAGTTGAGCACCGGGATGTTCGTCGTCTTCATCCTCTACACCCAGCGCTTCATCTGGCCGATGGCCCAGTTCGGGCAGATCATCAACATGTACCAGCGCGCCCGCGCCTCGAGCGCCCGCATCTTCGGGCTGATGGACCAGCCCAACCGGGTCGGCGAGGACCCCGACGCCCCCGACCTCGAAGTCACCGAGGGAAGCGTCGAGTACGACCGCGTCTCCTTCGGCTACGACGAAGACGAGGCGATCATCCGGAACGTCGACTTCTCCGTCGACGGCGGCGAGACGGTCGCGCTAGTCGGTCCCACCGGGGCCGGCAAGTCGACGGTCCTCAAGCTCCTCTTGCGGATGTACGACGTCGACGAGGGGGCGATCCGAATCGACGGGCAGGACATCCAGCACGTCACGCTTCGGAGCCTGCGCGAGTCGCTCGGCTACGTCAGTCAGGACACGTTCCTCTTCTACGGCAGCGTCGCGGAGAACATCACCTACGGGACCTTCGACGCCGACCGCGAGGACGTGATCGAGGCTGCGAAGATGGCCGAGGCTCACGAGTTCATCACCAACCTGCCCGACGGCTACGACACCGAGGTCGGCGAGCGCGGCGTCAAGCTCTCGGGCGGCCAGCGCCAGCGGCTCTCGATCGCACGCGCGATCCTGCGGGATCCCGATATCCTCCTCCTCGACGAGGCCACCAGCGACGTCGACACCGAGACTGAGATGCTCATCCAGCGCTCGATCGACGACCTCGCCGCCGACCGGACCACGTTCGCCATCGCCCACCGGCTCTCGACGATCAAGGACGCCGATCTGGTCCTCGTCCTCGAGGGCGGCGAGATCGTCGAACGCGGCACCCACGAGGAACTACTGGAAAACGACGGGCTCTACTCGCACCTCTGGGGCGTCCAGGCCGGCGAGATCGACGAACTTCCTCAGGAGTTCATCGAGCGCGCCCAGCGCCGGCAGGCGCGGACGGAAGTCGGCGACGACTGAAGCGCTGGCATCGGCGCGCTTCGCTCAGAACGACTCCTGTTCGCGCTGGTCGTCCTGCTCCGGCGCGCCCTCGTCCTGTCTGTCCTCGCCCGCCGCGGGCGGCGTGCGGTCGCTGTAGTTCTTCCGCCCGATCGCCTCGTCGCTCACCATGGTCATGATCGCCCCCTCGAGCTCGCCGTAGTCCCGATACTCGTCTTCACCCAGCGGGCCGATGACGCCCTCGAGCGTCGCCGTCTCGCCGCTCATCTCGATCTCCTCGTCGCCGTATTTCTCGAGTAACTCGTCGTGGCCGATCGGGTACGCCTCGTTCTCGAGGTCCGCTTGCAGGTCGCCGAGTTCGACGCCCCGTTCGCGACTGTCGTCTGGCATACTCGGGTCTTCGTGACGCTGCGGAAACGGGTTCGCCCTGCGCTCGCCACGAGGGCGTCGGACCGGTAAGACGAGGCTCGGACTGGCGAGACGAGTCCCGGACCGGCCGGTCCAACGGGGTTACCGCGGGTTTCATGTCCGCGCGGTCGGCATACTCCCGCATGGATCTCTCCGACGCGACGTGGACCGACGTGCGCGACCTCGAGACGGACCTCGCGGTCGTCCCCGTCGGGAGCACGGAACAGCACGGCCCTCACGCGCCCCTCGGGACGGACGTGCTGACCGCCGAGGCGGTCGCCGACGCCGGGATCGAGCGCGTCGACCGCGAGGTCGTGCGCGCGCCGGCGATTCCGGTCGGGATCGCCGAGGAACACCGCCAGTTTCCCGGGACGATGTGGGTCTCCGCGGACACCTTTCGGGACTACGTCGGCGAGGCGGTCGCGAGCCTCGCCCACCACGGCTTCGACCGGGTCGTCCTCGTCAACGGCCACGGCGGCAACGTCGACGCGCTGCGGGAGATGGGTGGGCGACT
Proteins encoded in this window:
- a CDS encoding alpha/beta fold hydrolase gives rise to the protein MVASDDFEHGRARVNGVELHYVTAGDGPPVVLLHGWPQTWYEWREVIPELAEEYTVIAPDLRGLGDSETPVSGYDKDTVATDVRELVHELGFGDEPIGLVGHDWGMPTAYAYAAQYRDEVRALVVLEAGLPGVNEDEKRHLWHTRFHGVRDLPERLVAGRERLYLDWFYKEGAYDPAAIDDDARDEYVRCYSQAGGLRGGFEYYRAYEADAENNREHAEDPLEIPVLALGGEASFRELPIRDMNAVATDVDGEVVDRAGHWLPEERPAYFVDRVTTFFEDAA
- a CDS encoding aldo/keto reductase; this encodes MSSNSITNESDTFEIGDRTVHRLGFGAMRLCGEDIIGAPDDEETAREVVEHAVDCGVDFVDTADSYGPAVSERLIGEAIGDPDDVLVATKAGLLRNRSGDWIAHGDPDYIRNQALTSLDRLRTDTIDLYQFHRPDDEDTPFEDSVQAFADLQDDGLVDQVGLSNVSVDLIERAREHVEVATVQNRYNLNDRGSREALEYCDEHDIGFIPWAPINGDDLDAHGDLLDEIAGEHDATRRQVGLAWLLERSDVILPIPGTSDPDHLESNVAASRLSLSDDEVQRLTDAAE
- a CDS encoding RDD family protein yields the protein MQRYPTPNTNEIAGVLDRRAEALIIDGLLVAIAVGMLGYVLGLVAIGGSLGGFGGFLLAVQFGAPVALVVYQAAFEGYYGQAVGKRARGIVVVRKDGSRCTWGAAGLRNLLRTVDILPVFYIVGIVTAYISADQKRLGDLAARTVVVSTDS
- a CDS encoding DUF7577 domain-containing protein — its product is MVSPGQIYAAVCIGLLLAALGICLPVLGGIFRDGLERQRDRQSEASSRDAADETAVRTSTTSLEEDTAEGSKLTCRQCGAENDPAFRYCRCCVGLI
- a CDS encoding DUF7344 domain-containing protein, with the translated sequence MEALTSSRAAEELSADTILELLANRRRRYLLYALRGQEAPIELSTLAETVAGWEHDVPPDEVAKNEYKSVYVSSVQCHVPKLDDAGVVDHDEDNHTVILADNFDQLEPYLRVVVKDEPENSTLHAALQTESGDGLLGQIRENVARLKQ
- a CDS encoding DUF192 domain-containing protein, which translates into the protein MALERVWKVLLVVGIVGLGSVVLVQAGFVSPPWGPDEGTARVTDNESDDDPKAVIDVEVATSYQEKRTGLSNHESLESGNGMLFVFDQEADRTFVMREMDFPIDIIYIGADHEITSIHHARAPGPNEDGNNIRYPGRGKWVLEVPRGYTNETGIDVGDYVEIDLESNQTIVSEAGASAGAVAPIAASGVSSARRAAERASYFDS
- a CDS encoding ABC transporter ATP-binding protein, producing MSSAELDEDDPFEEEREAVENPMKRLFLEYGSNYLGAATLGVIASVAARVLDLLPALMLGVAIDAVIRQEIGYVEAFPIGGGLIAPYVPEARMAQFWLTIGIIASAFLLSAIFHWTRNWGFNTFAQNVQHDVRTDTYDEMQRLNMGFFADKQTGEMMSILSNDVNRLEKFLNDGMNSMFRLVVMVFGIGGLLVAINWQLALVALLPVPLIAVFTYLFIQTIQPKYAEVRSTVGRVNSRLENNLGGIQVIKSSTTESYESNRVEDVSQEYLDANWSAIRTRIKFFPGLRVLAGIGFVITFLVGGLWVIGGPPGPFSGELSTGMFVVFILYTQRFIWPMAQFGQIINMYQRARASSARIFGLMDQPNRVGEDPDAPDLEVTEGSVEYDRVSFGYDEDEAIIRNVDFSVDGGETVALVGPTGAGKSTVLKLLLRMYDVDEGAIRIDGQDIQHVTLRSLRESLGYVSQDTFLFYGSVAENITYGTFDADREDVIEAAKMAEAHEFITNLPDGYDTEVGERGVKLSGGQRQRLSIARAILRDPDILLLDEATSDVDTETEMLIQRSIDDLAADRTTFAIAHRLSTIKDADLVLVLEGGEIVERGTHEELLENDGLYSHLWGVQAGEIDELPQEFIERAQRRQARTEVGDD
- a CDS encoding DUF5789 family protein; the protein is MPDDSRERGVELGDLQADLENEAYPIGHDELLEKYGDEEIEMSGETATLEGVIGPLGEDEYRDYGELEGAIMTMVSDEAIGRKNYSDRTPPAAGEDRQDEGAPEQDDQREQESF
- a CDS encoding creatininase family protein; amino-acid sequence: MDLSDATWTDVRDLETDLAVVPVGSTEQHGPHAPLGTDVLTAEAVADAGIERVDREVVRAPAIPVGIAEEHRQFPGTMWVSADTFRDYVGEAVASLAHHGFDRVVLVNGHGGNVDALREMGGRLTRDGDAYVVPFTWFEGVGEHTADMGHGGPLETALLRHCAPDLVREDRIEESRAGAADGWGDWTSYVNLAYDAAEFTENGVVGDPTDGDADRGDELLELAADALARLLEAVAERNVSRPERR